A genomic window from Natronoarchaeum mannanilyticum includes:
- the hmgB gene encoding hydroxymethylglutaryl-CoA synthase, with protein sequence MTAVGIDAIEIRTGRLKLDLPGTFAPAQGEDPEKYTKGLGLNASSFPDSYEDIVTMGANAAHRLMERKGLTPEDVGRIDVATESAFDNSKPVSTYVAGCLEQVFDGDFHHANKGERKFACVAATQAVDDAYNWIRAGRSRGKAAIVIATDTALYARDDPGEATQGAGAVAMLITEDPNLVEISAEQGYGSADETDFLKPQQQFPSVDGKRSMQVYLARMREAVEDFESVAGATHPDDYAYIPYHTPFPGMVRKAGLLGYRHMIRDTSVEDDLADEIGRQPRREAFDDDEAYEEAIREYVDALAETEHYQEWYAATVEPTLEISREVGNWYTGSVHIARASALRDAYEKDVDLEGQRMLVGSYGSGAQAEVHAETVREGWREEVEAMNVDEQLDRRYELSFEEYEEIHDAHNHDVDSDVEELTTPDSEFVFDGWGRMGERQYRYVE encoded by the coding sequence ATGACAGCCGTCGGCATCGACGCCATCGAGATCAGGACCGGTCGGCTCAAACTCGACCTCCCGGGAACGTTCGCGCCCGCGCAGGGCGAGGATCCCGAGAAGTACACGAAGGGGCTGGGACTGAACGCCAGTTCGTTCCCCGACAGCTACGAGGACATCGTGACGATGGGCGCCAACGCCGCCCATCGGCTGATGGAGCGCAAGGGCCTGACACCCGAGGACGTCGGCCGGATCGACGTCGCGACCGAGAGCGCGTTCGACAACTCCAAGCCCGTCTCGACGTACGTCGCGGGCTGCCTGGAGCAGGTGTTCGACGGCGACTTCCACCACGCCAACAAGGGCGAGCGCAAGTTCGCCTGCGTCGCGGCGACCCAGGCCGTCGACGACGCGTACAACTGGATCCGCGCGGGCCGTAGTCGCGGCAAGGCGGCGATCGTGATCGCGACCGACACCGCGCTGTACGCCCGCGACGACCCCGGCGAGGCCACGCAGGGCGCCGGCGCCGTCGCCATGCTGATCACCGAGGACCCCAACCTCGTCGAGATCAGCGCCGAGCAGGGGTACGGCAGCGCCGACGAGACGGACTTCCTCAAGCCACAACAGCAGTTCCCCAGCGTCGACGGGAAGCGCTCGATGCAGGTGTACCTCGCGCGGATGCGCGAGGCCGTCGAGGACTTCGAGAGCGTCGCGGGCGCGACCCACCCCGACGACTACGCGTACATCCCCTACCACACGCCGTTCCCGGGGATGGTCCGCAAGGCGGGCCTGCTGGGCTACCGGCACATGATCCGCGACACGTCGGTCGAGGACGACCTGGCCGACGAGATCGGTCGCCAGCCCCGCCGCGAGGCGTTCGACGACGACGAGGCCTACGAGGAGGCGATTCGCGAGTACGTCGACGCGCTCGCCGAGACCGAACACTACCAGGAGTGGTACGCGGCGACCGTCGAGCCGACGCTCGAAATCTCCCGCGAGGTCGGCAACTGGTACACCGGCTCGGTCCACATCGCGCGGGCCAGCGCGCTCCGGGACGCCTACGAGAAGGACGTCGATCTGGAGGGCCAGCGCATGCTGGTCGGCTCCTACGGCTCGGGCGCGCAGGCCGAGGTGCACGCCGAGACGGTCCGCGAGGGCTGGCGCGAGGAGGTCGAGGCGATGAACGTCGACGAGCAGCTCGACCGGCGCTACGAGCTATCCTTCGAGGAGTACGAGGAGATCCACGACGCGCACAACCACGACGTCGATTCGGACGTCGAGGAACTGACGACGCCCGACAGCGAGTTCGTCTTCGACGGCTGGGGCCGCATGGGCGAGCGCCAGTACCGATACGTAGAGTAA
- a CDS encoding universal stress protein, with protein MYDTVLLATDGSDAADRAAERAIDLAATYGAALHAIYVIETRTAYDNAIVDPEEVEANLRSEGSEILDAVAERAAAAGVDAETAIEEGVPDEVIETYADERGADVIVLGRRGRSGLRRALLGSTTDALVRTSPVPVLVVGDDEDVAGAGSRKA; from the coding sequence ATGTACGACACCGTCCTGCTGGCGACCGACGGCAGCGACGCCGCCGATCGGGCGGCCGAGCGCGCGATCGATCTGGCGGCGACCTACGGCGCCGCGCTGCACGCGATCTACGTGATCGAGACCCGGACCGCCTACGACAACGCGATCGTCGACCCGGAGGAAGTCGAGGCGAATCTGCGTTCGGAGGGGAGCGAGATCCTCGACGCCGTCGCCGAGCGGGCCGCGGCGGCCGGCGTCGACGCCGAAACCGCCATCGAGGAGGGCGTCCCGGACGAGGTGATCGAGACGTACGCGGACGAGCGCGGCGCCGACGTGATCGTCCTCGGGCGACGCGGCCGCTCCGGCCTCAGGCGCGCACTGCTGGGAAGCACGACCGACGCGCTCGTGCGGACGAGCCCCGTGCCGGTGCTGGTGGTCGGCGACGACGAGGACGTCGCAGGCGCCGGGAGCAGAAAGGCTTAG
- a CDS encoding TatD family hydrolase, protein MEDLDTPVLDDHMHLDPDHGRGIDAVEDFARLGGTHLLVVNKPSWHLGVEPGDPDAVDPEAAGEEFREVFERTIEVVERASDVLDGRAWPVLGVHPGLISRLVDERGFAPEDARDVMRAGIDVAAEYVADGSALALKSGRPHYEVSDAVWDASNAVMRRAFECGAELGCAVQLHAEASEDMTEVAEWAEDAGLPADRVVKHYAGGRLAGPIPSVMSEKDRLRVAAESGEPFLMETDFVDDPDRPGAVLGPKTVPRRVRWLLDEGHEDAVRRAHVETPRAVYGIDTVGTLGE, encoded by the coding sequence ATGGAGGATCTGGACACGCCGGTGCTGGACGACCACATGCACCTCGACCCCGACCACGGGCGGGGGATCGACGCCGTCGAGGACTTCGCGCGCCTCGGCGGGACGCACCTGCTGGTGGTCAACAAGCCGTCCTGGCACCTCGGCGTCGAGCCCGGCGATCCCGACGCGGTCGACCCCGAAGCGGCGGGCGAGGAGTTCCGCGAAGTGTTCGAGCGCACGATCGAGGTCGTCGAGCGCGCGAGCGACGTCCTCGACGGCCGGGCGTGGCCGGTGCTCGGCGTCCACCCCGGGCTGATCAGCCGGCTCGTCGACGAGCGCGGGTTCGCGCCCGAGGACGCGCGGGACGTGATGCGGGCCGGGATCGACGTCGCGGCCGAGTACGTCGCCGACGGGTCGGCGCTCGCGCTCAAGTCCGGTCGGCCCCACTACGAGGTGTCGGACGCCGTCTGGGACGCCTCGAACGCCGTGATGCGCCGGGCGTTCGAGTGCGGCGCCGAACTCGGGTGTGCCGTTCAGCTCCACGCCGAGGCGAGCGAGGACATGACCGAGGTTGCCGAGTGGGCCGAGGACGCCGGTCTCCCGGCGGACCGAGTGGTCAAGCACTACGCGGGCGGGCGCCTCGCCGGGCCGATCCCGAGCGTGATGAGCGAGAAGGATCGGCTGCGCGTCGCGGCCGAGTCCGGCGAGCCGTTCCTGATGGAGACCGACTTCGTCGACGATCCCGACCGCCCGGGCGCGGTGCTGGGCCCCAAAACCGTCCCCCGGCGCGTCCGCTGGCTGCTCGACGAGGGCCACGAGGACGCCGTCCGGCGGGCACACGTCGAGACGCCGCGCGCGGTGTACGGCATCGACACGGTCGGGACGCTCGGGGAGTGA
- a CDS encoding arsenic resistance protein — protein sequence MISKDRLQRRQVSVYAIAVLAAVGLGLGRPAAAPTLERLVNPVLAVLLYVTFLEIPFVRIRRAFANGRFVAAALGMNFLVVPAIAWALTRPLAGNAVVLVGAFMVLLTPCIDYVVPFTKLAGGDAEQVTAVTPVLMLVQLLLLPLYLWLFMGRRVAAAIEPGPFVEAFLIIIALPLALAWLTELWAERSPTGERWQARLGWLPVPMMGATLFVVIGSQLPRVYDSIGRVAAAVPVYVAFLVAMPLLARLAAGYLGMGVGEARALVFTSVTRNSLVVLPLALALPAGYELVPAVVVTQTLVELTGMVALTRLVPSRLVPEAPGRLSLPELVQGD from the coding sequence GTGATCTCGAAAGACCGCCTCCAGCGCCGGCAGGTCAGCGTGTACGCGATCGCCGTGCTGGCGGCGGTCGGGCTCGGCCTGGGCCGGCCGGCAGCGGCGCCGACGCTCGAACGGCTCGTCAACCCGGTTCTGGCGGTCCTGCTGTACGTCACCTTTCTCGAAATCCCGTTCGTCCGGATCCGGCGAGCGTTCGCGAACGGCCGGTTCGTGGCGGCCGCGCTCGGGATGAACTTTCTCGTCGTGCCGGCGATCGCCTGGGCGCTCACGCGCCCGCTCGCGGGGAACGCGGTCGTGCTCGTCGGCGCCTTCATGGTGTTGCTGACGCCGTGTATCGACTACGTCGTCCCGTTCACGAAGCTGGCCGGCGGCGACGCCGAGCAAGTTACGGCGGTGACGCCGGTGTTGATGCTCGTCCAGCTGCTCCTGTTGCCGCTGTACCTGTGGCTGTTCATGGGCCGGCGGGTCGCCGCGGCGATCGAGCCCGGCCCGTTCGTCGAGGCGTTCCTGATCATCATCGCGCTCCCGCTGGCGCTGGCGTGGCTCACCGAGCTCTGGGCCGAGCGCTCGCCGACCGGCGAGCGCTGGCAGGCGCGACTGGGCTGGCTGCCGGTGCCGATGATGGGCGCGACGCTGTTCGTCGTCATCGGCTCGCAGCTCCCCCGCGTGTACGACTCGATCGGGCGGGTCGCCGCGGCGGTCCCGGTGTACGTCGCCTTTCTCGTCGCGATGCCGCTGCTCGCCCGGCTGGCCGCGGGCTATCTCGGCATGGGCGTCGGCGAGGCCCGCGCGCTCGTGTTCACCTCGGTGACGCGGAACTCGCTGGTCGTCCTGCCGCTCGCGCTGGCGCTGCCGGCGGGCTACGAGCTGGTGCCCGCGGTCGTCGTGACCCAGACGCTCGTCGAACTGACGGGGATGGTCGCACTCACACGGCTGGTGCCGTCGCGGCTCGTTCCGGAGGCTCCGGGGCGGCTCTCGCTTCCAGAACTGGTTCAAGGCGACTGA
- a CDS encoding carboxypeptidase regulatory-like domain-containing protein — MEFRGDERAVVIQIGAVLLLAALVIAMSGYQATVVPDQNNEIEFNHNQDVQGQMQELRNGIVSAPGGGSGASVRVDLGVRYPSRTFFVNPSPATGTLRTVGTTDGNVNITVDNAAASGETGQFWDGDARSFNTGALAYEPKYSEYDDAPTTIYEQSLLYNRFDDANITISEQSMVDGRQINLVALNGSLSESGTDSTSVSVRPVSTSRNAVAVEGDGSDPINVTVPTRLDNATWSDALEAEYASNGGNIVGQYYEDIPGESYALLTIELDGSKTYELRMAKVGVGSDVSEGAEDLYLTDVEGGGSVDTDGTKRVTVEVRDRYNNPVSGEQVNLTVDGDGELDNGTTTAQFVTGTSDSAGRVTVTYEAPGSETTDTVTADIDATPTASEEVEFTMDVAAGGGGGGGGSSAPADLEVTAMSPVSDPIKRGETLKIDAKITNNGGSSDGQTVKLDFAGATDLDRESVSLAPNESQTVRLRTSETEKSAGEYGYTVRTEDDDWTKDVTIEETSGPYFDVGITGTNDPVTEGDQLEVDVAVENVGDAADTQTISWDVGGDTTAGSRSVTLDPGESQRFTVAYDTEFGDAGEVDVVVEGEDTSDSQTVTIEKPDRYFDVTIRDTNSPIGAGQTLNVTTRVKNRGSTASTEDVTLDFDGIEEDVRSVTLDAGETKTIHLEYETQSDDQATDVPIEVASPDSSDSGTVDVEDPPYFDVKSVDVPTEVVEGETVEATATVENTGGPGTKAVDLDIPTVGSSSTDLTLDAGESKTVTLTYDTQDGDAGSGYDLYVRTEDKEQRKSLDILDAPYYDVTITETNRPTETETLEVTAEIYNTGQVEGTKDVFLDFDGRSGVDSRQLTIPADSTKTVTLTHDTQDGDAGDAVPIAVRSEDAVDNSTVEILELARVSGTVTDRESANDDPIRGVDVELVDGDGAVVESDTTDSTGAYAFQTPRGDYTVRFDGVPVGYDQQQTDVSLTAGEDAQVDAQLDAYSVFAYGANDLGNKDTYNAEIGVTRTDGSTLELDVYIEDTSGNNNGYNAKTVTIDGQTYTLTTDAADRMANSEKVDLIDESNYENLLNGDLDQYNGAVPQGASYTVNNHGDVELSVSIEQKR, encoded by the coding sequence ATGGAGTTTCGGGGCGACGAGCGCGCGGTGGTCATCCAGATCGGAGCGGTGCTGTTGCTGGCCGCGCTGGTCATCGCGATGTCGGGCTACCAGGCCACCGTCGTCCCGGACCAGAACAACGAGATCGAGTTCAACCACAATCAGGACGTCCAGGGCCAGATGCAGGAGCTCCGGAACGGCATCGTGTCGGCGCCGGGCGGCGGCTCCGGCGCGTCGGTACGAGTCGATCTCGGCGTTCGATACCCCTCGCGAACCTTCTTCGTCAACCCGAGTCCCGCGACCGGAACGTTGCGGACCGTCGGTACGACCGACGGAAACGTGAACATCACCGTCGACAACGCCGCCGCGTCCGGTGAGACCGGCCAGTTCTGGGACGGCGACGCACGCTCGTTCAACACCGGCGCGCTCGCCTACGAACCGAAGTACAGCGAGTACGACGACGCGCCGACGACGATCTACGAGCAGTCCCTCCTGTACAACCGGTTCGACGACGCCAACATCACGATCTCCGAGCAGTCGATGGTCGACGGCCGACAGATCAACCTCGTCGCCTTGAACGGGAGCCTCTCGGAGTCGGGCACCGACAGCACGTCGGTTTCGGTTCGGCCGGTCAGCACCTCGCGCAACGCCGTCGCCGTCGAGGGTGACGGGAGCGATCCGATCAACGTCACGGTGCCGACGCGGCTTGATAACGCGACCTGGAGCGACGCGCTCGAAGCGGAGTACGCGAGCAACGGTGGCAACATCGTCGGGCAGTACTACGAGGACATCCCCGGCGAGTCGTACGCGCTCCTGACGATCGAACTCGACGGGTCGAAGACGTACGAGCTTCGGATGGCGAAGGTCGGTGTCGGGTCGGACGTCTCGGAGGGGGCCGAGGACCTGTATCTCACAGACGTCGAGGGCGGCGGCAGCGTCGACACCGACGGCACCAAGCGGGTCACCGTCGAGGTGCGCGACAGGTACAACAACCCGGTCAGCGGCGAGCAGGTGAACCTCACGGTCGACGGCGACGGCGAACTCGACAACGGGACGACGACCGCGCAGTTCGTCACCGGGACGAGCGACAGCGCCGGCCGCGTGACGGTCACCTACGAGGCCCCCGGTAGCGAGACGACCGACACGGTCACCGCGGACATCGATGCGACGCCGACCGCGAGCGAGGAAGTGGAGTTCACGATGGACGTCGCGGCAGGCGGCGGTGGCGGCGGTGGCGGGTCCTCGGCCCCCGCCGATCTTGAAGTCACGGCGATGTCGCCCGTGAGCGACCCGATAAAGCGGGGCGAGACGCTCAAGATCGACGCGAAGATCACCAACAACGGCGGATCGTCGGACGGCCAGACCGTCAAGCTCGACTTCGCGGGCGCGACCGACCTCGACAGGGAGAGCGTATCGCTCGCCCCGAACGAGTCACAGACCGTCCGACTCCGGACCTCGGAGACCGAAAAGAGCGCCGGCGAGTACGGATACACGGTCCGGACGGAGGACGACGACTGGACCAAGGACGTGACGATCGAGGAGACGAGCGGCCCGTACTTCGACGTCGGCATCACCGGCACCAACGACCCCGTGACCGAAGGCGACCAGTTGGAGGTCGACGTCGCCGTGGAGAACGTCGGCGACGCCGCCGACACGCAGACGATCAGCTGGGACGTCGGCGGCGACACTACCGCCGGCTCCCGGTCGGTCACGCTCGATCCCGGAGAGAGCCAGCGGTTCACGGTGGCCTACGACACCGAGTTCGGCGACGCGGGCGAGGTCGACGTGGTCGTCGAGGGAGAGGACACGTCCGACAGCCAGACCGTCACGATCGAAAAGCCGGATCGGTACTTCGACGTGACTATCCGGGACACCAACAGCCCGATCGGCGCGGGCCAAACGCTCAACGTCACGACGCGCGTGAAAAACCGCGGCTCGACCGCGAGCACCGAGGACGTCACGCTGGACTTCGATGGGATCGAGGAGGACGTCCGGTCGGTTACGCTCGACGCCGGCGAAACCAAGACGATTCACCTCGAGTACGAGACCCAAAGCGACGACCAGGCCACCGACGTCCCGATCGAGGTTGCGAGTCCCGACAGCAGCGACAGCGGGACCGTCGACGTTGAGGACCCGCCGTACTTCGACGTGAAATCGGTCGACGTCCCGACCGAGGTCGTCGAGGGCGAGACGGTGGAGGCGACCGCAACGGTCGAGAACACGGGCGGCCCCGGGACGAAGGCCGTCGATCTCGATATCCCCACCGTCGGGAGCTCGTCGACCGACCTGACGCTCGACGCGGGCGAGTCGAAGACGGTCACGCTGACCTACGACACCCAGGACGGCGACGCCGGGAGTGGCTACGACCTCTACGTCCGGACCGAAGACAAAGAGCAGCGCAAGTCCCTCGACATTCTGGACGCGCCGTACTACGACGTCACGATCACCGAGACCAACCGGCCGACCGAGACTGAAACGCTGGAGGTGACCGCGGAGATCTACAACACCGGACAAGTCGAGGGGACCAAGGACGTGTTCCTCGACTTCGACGGGCGGAGCGGCGTCGACTCCCGACAGCTCACGATCCCCGCCGACAGCACCAAAACGGTGACGCTCACTCACGACACCCAGGACGGCGACGCCGGCGACGCGGTCCCGATCGCGGTTCGCAGCGAGGACGCGGTCGACAACAGCACGGTCGAAATACTCGAATTGGCCCGCGTCAGCGGGACGGTGACGGACCGCGAGAGCGCGAACGACGACCCGATCCGGGGCGTCGACGTCGAACTCGTCGACGGCGACGGCGCGGTGGTCGAGAGCGACACGACGGATTCGACCGGCGCCTACGCGTTCCAGACCCCGCGGGGCGACTACACGGTCCGCTTCGACGGCGTCCCGGTCGGCTACGACCAGCAGCAGACGGACGTCTCTCTGACGGCCGGCGAGGACGCGCAGGTCGACGCTCAACTGGACGCCTACTCGGTGTTCGCCTACGGCGCCAACGACCTCGGCAACAAGGACACTTACAACGCCGAAATCGGCGTCACGCGCACCGACGGGTCGACGCTGGAACTCGACGTCTACATCGAGGATACTTCGGGGAACAACAACGGCTACAACGCGAAAACCGTCACCATCGACGGCCAGACCTACACGCTCACGACCGACGCCGCGGACAGGATGGCCAACAGCGAGAAGGTCGACCTGATCGACGAGTCGAACTACGAGAACCTGCTCAACGGCGATCTCGACCAGTACAACGGCGCCGTGCCGCAGGGCGCCTCCTACACAGTCAACAACCACGGCGACGTCGAGCTCAGCGTCTCGATCGAACAGAAGCGTTGA
- a CDS encoding DUF2150 family protein, whose protein sequence is MSAPPNEFYSEERWQNWLDRISDEDLDPEDEDSARLLLNLQDDAAIAVAKVVRAHDDGEIDADQAVEEVDDIREIVLGEVEFDDEEKELLVDDVQTSLVCVFYAAEEYVTGGPAEEAGVEEYVRAAADAEAEEDLDAALGYVVQAGTLIIDGEELDLTVAEELEYGLVSTWVNGLDSLQSAMSDPEVVEEDEDADDEE, encoded by the coding sequence ATGAGCGCGCCGCCGAACGAGTTCTACTCGGAAGAACGCTGGCAGAACTGGCTCGATCGGATATCGGACGAGGATCTCGACCCCGAAGACGAGGACTCCGCCCGACTACTCCTGAACCTGCAGGACGACGCCGCGATCGCGGTCGCGAAGGTCGTCCGCGCCCACGACGACGGCGAGATCGACGCCGATCAGGCCGTCGAGGAGGTCGACGACATCCGCGAGATCGTCCTCGGCGAGGTCGAGTTCGACGACGAAGAGAAGGAGCTGCTCGTCGACGACGTCCAGACCAGCCTCGTCTGCGTGTTCTACGCCGCCGAGGAGTACGTCACCGGCGGCCCGGCCGAGGAGGCGGGCGTCGAGGAGTACGTCCGCGCCGCGGCCGACGCCGAGGCCGAGGAGGACCTCGACGCCGCGCTGGGCTACGTCGTTCAGGCGGGGACGCTGATCATCGACGGCGAGGAACTCGATCTGACCGTCGCCGAGGAACTGGAGTACGGCCTCGTCTCGACGTGGGTCAACGGGCTCGACAGCCTCCAGAGCGCGATGAGCGATCCGGAGGTCGTCGAGGAAGACGAAGACGCCGACGACGAGGAGTAA
- a CDS encoding class I SAM-dependent methyltransferase: MTDQRERVREAYDDLAETHFAERSEEPAEASLLDEVRDRIAAGARVLDAGCGQGTPVASGLTPIHDVIGLDFSIEQLGLAADVVPRADLVRGDMTDLGFDDDAFEAVCAYHSIIHVPVPDHAAVIGEFARVLRPGGVLLLSSGGTDWAGSHPDWLDSGVEMAWSFPDPEETREMIVDAGFDVLDWWIVTDRLGHDEDGEVLDPDDPDAYEGGDPVGKPFFLAERR; this comes from the coding sequence ATGACCGACCAGCGCGAGCGCGTCCGCGAAGCGTACGACGACCTCGCGGAGACGCACTTCGCGGAGCGATCCGAGGAGCCGGCGGAGGCGTCGCTGCTCGACGAGGTCCGCGATCGAATCGCCGCCGGCGCGCGGGTGCTCGACGCGGGTTGCGGGCAGGGGACGCCCGTCGCCAGCGGGTTGACGCCGATCCACGACGTGATCGGGCTGGACTTTTCGATCGAGCAGCTCGGTCTGGCGGCCGACGTCGTCCCGCGGGCCGACCTCGTACGGGGCGACATGACCGATCTCGGGTTCGACGACGACGCGTTCGAGGCCGTCTGCGCGTACCACTCGATCATCCACGTTCCCGTCCCGGACCACGCCGCGGTGATCGGGGAGTTCGCCCGCGTGCTCCGGCCCGGCGGCGTCCTGTTGCTCTCCTCGGGCGGCACCGACTGGGCGGGCTCGCACCCCGACTGGCTCGACAGCGGCGTCGAGATGGCGTGGAGCTTCCCCGATCCCGAGGAGACCCGCGAGATGATCGTCGACGCCGGATTCGACGTGCTGGACTGGTGGATCGTCACGGATCGGCTCGGACACGACGAGGATGGCGAGGTGCTCGATCCGGACGATCCGGATGCCTACGAGGGCGGCGATCCTGTGGGGAAGCCGTTTTTCCTCGCGGAGCGTCGGTAA
- a CDS encoding metal-dependent hydrolase, whose product MPSTLVHVALAGLIGTAMLADRFDARVILFVMGASALVDLDTFLDLWLIGTHRAVLHNLVWPTLAGLALWWDLRREESYVLERWGARGARVASVALVAVVFSHVLLDAFFNGVNLFWPLHDRFYDLSGQMLYSDERGFVQTFVEFDRAADGSRTISNATAEGSVGETHYRTGVKPTADGSDAERIFPVAMTGERFVLLLSGYGVVGWRLFEDRRQS is encoded by the coding sequence ATGCCATCGACGCTCGTCCACGTCGCGCTCGCGGGCCTGATCGGGACGGCGATGCTCGCCGACCGGTTCGACGCGCGAGTGATCCTCTTCGTGATGGGCGCCTCGGCGCTGGTCGACCTCGACACGTTCCTCGATCTCTGGCTGATCGGCACCCACCGCGCGGTGCTGCACAACCTCGTCTGGCCGACGCTGGCGGGGCTGGCGCTGTGGTGGGACCTGCGCCGCGAGGAGTCGTACGTGCTGGAGCGCTGGGGTGCCCGCGGCGCCCGTGTGGCGTCGGTCGCGCTCGTCGCGGTCGTGTTCTCCCACGTCCTGCTCGACGCCTTCTTCAACGGCGTCAACCTGTTCTGGCCGCTCCACGACCGGTTCTACGACCTCTCGGGGCAGATGCTGTACTCCGACGAGCGGGGGTTCGTCCAGACGTTCGTCGAGTTCGACCGGGCGGCCGACGGCTCTCGAACCATCTCGAACGCCACCGCCGAGGGGTCGGTCGGCGAGACGCACTACCGGACCGGCGTGAAACCGACCGCCGACGGGAGCGACGCCGAGCGGATCTTCCCGGTTGCGATGACCGGCGAGCGGTTCGTCCTCCTGCTGTCGGGCTACGGCGTCGTCGGCTGGCGACTGTTCGAGGACCGGCGACAGAGCTGA
- a CDS encoding helix-turn-helix domain-containing protein, translating to MTERQDPRRDLAEKIAGEITLSDDPGATLRKWRTDFDVSQTELAEHLDVSSSVVSDYESGRRSSPGIGVVGRIVDGLLDIDERRGGDRIRQYARVVSAGFESDVVLDLREYSATIPLSRFYDAIDATEITEGSQDSITGHTVIDSIRAITRLSSEEFYRMYGQSTNRALVFTGVTRGESPLVALRVVNPTPNAVVLHGLEPDELWEHAPKLATIDDYSLAVSNADLDEMLESMRELP from the coding sequence ATGACCGAGCGTCAGGACCCCCGGCGGGACCTCGCCGAGAAGATCGCGGGCGAGATCACGCTCAGCGACGACCCCGGGGCGACGCTGCGCAAGTGGCGGACCGATTTCGACGTCTCCCAGACCGAACTCGCCGAGCACCTCGACGTCTCCTCGTCGGTCGTCAGCGACTACGAGAGCGGGCGCCGATCGAGCCCCGGCATCGGCGTCGTCGGGCGGATCGTCGACGGCCTGCTCGACATCGACGAGCGCCGCGGCGGCGACCGCATCCGCCAGTACGCCCGCGTCGTGTCGGCGGGCTTCGAGAGCGACGTCGTGCTCGACCTGCGGGAGTACTCCGCGACGATCCCCCTCTCCCGGTTCTACGACGCCATCGACGCGACCGAGATCACCGAGGGGAGCCAGGACTCGATCACCGGCCACACCGTGATCGACAGCATCCGGGCGATCACCCGGCTCTCCAGCGAGGAGTTCTACCGGATGTACGGTCAGAGCACGAACCGCGCGCTCGTCTTCACGGGCGTCACGCGCGGGGAGTCTCCGCTGGTCGCGCTGCGCGTGGTCAACCCGACGCCCAACGCCGTCGTGCTCCACGGACTCGAACCCGACGAACTCTGGGAGCACGCCCCGAAGCTGGCGACGATCGACGACTACTCGCTGGCGGTCTCGAACGCCGACCTCGACGAGATGCTCGAGTCGATGCGCGAGCTCCCCTGA